TCTTCTGCCAGGGTGCCGTCATTTTCGATCTGAAGCTCCTTGATAATCAGAGAAATGAGGGTCACGTAATCAACCGGAATCAGGTTGTCCTCTTTTTCACCACGATAATAAATGGGGAAATGAAACAAATGACGGTCTGTCAACGACCAGTACTTTATTGGAATGATGAGCTCTATCTTCTGATGTTCAAGCTTGGAAGCAGCGATTCCTGCGATTTCTTCTGAAGCAGGAACGGGAATAGAATTTTCATGCTCATGCAATTCACGATAATTTCCTGTTTCTCGTAAATAGCAGTTTAAGAAGCTCTGTATGGTTGCCTTTTCAGCTAATTCTTTTGCATTAATCATTTAAATCCTCCATTCACAAGTGTATTTCCAACCTTCTCTATTTCTCCAACCACCGTTTCAATATCTTCACGTCTCGTACGTGGATTCAGCAGCGTAAACTTCAAAAAAGTCTTTTCATTGATCGTTGTTTTAGCAAGCACTGCTTTTCCCTGTTGCAGCATTTCCTGCTGGATGCGCCGATTTAAAGAACTGTAATCCCTTGATTCGGAAGGCTGGTATTGAAACACGACCGTATTTAATTCTGGGTCTCTGTTTTCCACTTCAAACTCATTTTTCCCAGCTATATAATCAGCAGCATACTTGGCCATTTCAAGGGTAGAATCAATCATGTTCCCAAGTCTCCTGCTCCCGATCGTTTTAAGGGTGATGTATACTTTTAAAGCGTCGAACCTTCTAGTGGTCTGTACTGATTTATTTACTAAATTTAAGATCCCTTCTTCATCATCTTTTAATGGATTTAAATAGTCAGCGTGATGACAGAGAGAAGCAAAGTTAGTTTGATCCTTCACTAGAAAAACTCCACAGCTGATTGGCTGGTAAAACATCTTATGAAAATCAATGGTCATCGAATCAGCTTGGTTCAAGCCGTTAAGCTTTTGAAAATGATTATGGCTGAGCATTAAGCCCCCGCCAAAAGCTGCGTCTATGTGAAGCCATATTTTATGCTTTCTCGCTGTTTCTGCTAACTCAGCCATAGGATCTATACTTCCAAAATCGGTCGTTCCGCACGTTCCTACGATAGCAAAGGGAAGCGCGTTTTCTTTCTCCAGCCTGGCCAAGGCTTCTTCAAGCCTCGTCAAAGATATTTGATGTTTTTCATCCGATGCCACGGTAACCACAGCTCGTTCCCCGAGACCAAGCTGTGAAGCGGCCTGCTTGACTGTAAAATGAGCTTCCTCTGAGCACAAAATTCTTAACCGCTGAAATCCCTCAGGAAGTCCTTGCTGCTGGACATTAACTCCCCAGTATTCTGCACAGAAGGCATCCCTCGCAAGCAGGATTCCCATGTAATTAGACTGGGTGCCTCCAGTTGTAAACACGCCGTCAGCTTCCTTTGGATAACAAGCCATTTCTTTTAATCGATGAACAAGTTCTGCTTCTACATAGGTGGCGGCCGGACTTTGATCCCAGGAATCCATAGATTGATTCAAGGCTGATATGATCGTATCGGCAGCTATCCCAGGAAGCAGCGGCGGGCAATGAAGGTGCGCCATGCTTTTTTCATGGGAAACGAAAATTCCATTTTTCAAAATTGGATCTTCTATTTCATCAAGAACACTTTCTAATGGACTGCCATTCATTGAAAAGTCCATCATTTGTTCGATCTCTTTTCTAATCGTTTGGTGACTTTTTCCAACAAACGGTTGATCGGCTGAGGCAAACACCTGCTGCAGTTTCGTGCTGACTTGCTGCATTTGCAGTTGAAAAGCGTCCAATCCCTCTTTTCCGTGATGAAGGAAGGAATCATCGTAATGTTCTATATTTGAAATTATGGTTGGTTGGTTTAACTGTGTCGGCATTCTTTCATCTCCTCACTAGACCTGTATCAGCTTTATCATTAAGAGCATTTCATGCTTATATAATCAGACGTGACTGCAGAACTCCTTCAAAGGATTAAATGCATTCTTTAAAGTTATCCTTACATTCCTGAATAAATAAGGAATAGACTTCATCCCCCAGCTTACTCATAAGAGTAGATAAGGTAACGCAACGCCATGTTAATTGAAAATGATTATCATCGTCAATAGTAATTGATAACCATTATCAGTTTATTTTAGAGCGTATAGTCAAAATTACACACCTGCAAATAACCTGCTATATCGCTTTCTGCAGCATTTTAACACTTCAACCTAATAAAATAATTTTGAGAAAAATTAAGAATATTTACTCCTCCTAAAACAATACTATGGAACTAGATAACTACTTCATAAAAAAAGACTTTCCACTTCTGGAAAGTCAATTTCTTGAATATATCAACGAGCAATTGGAAAAATCGTAAAGACTTCATAAATATAAAGTAAAATCCTTGTCAAATTAACATGGGATTGATACTAGCTACATAAATATTCTCTATAATAAAACGTGAATAAGGAGAGGTATGGGACAAATAAAGACAAGGGGGAAAGAACGTGAGAATCGCTATTTTTACAGATACGTTTACACCACAGGTAAACGGCGTAGCCCGAACGCTGCAAAGGTATGTTGATTACTTGGAGCGTAAAGACATTAGTTATCGAATCTTTGTTCCAAAAGCCAATAAACATCAATTGTACTCAAGTGAAATCCACCGATTTAAAAGCATTCCCTTTCATTTGTATCCGGAATGCAGATTAGCTATCCCTAATGTGTATTCAATTCGAAAGCAGCTGGAATCATTCCATCCTGACCTTATCCACATTGCGACACCTTTCAATATTGGGTTAGCCGGATTATATTATGGCAAGAAGTTAGGAATTCCAATTGTTGGCTCCTACCACACAAACTTCGATGATTACTTAAAATACTATGACTTGCAATTTATGTCTAAATGGATATGGAAATACATGCGCTGGTTTCACCATTCCTTTAGAAAAACATTTGTACCCTCTCAAGACACCCGGCAGGAACTTCTCCGCCATGGATTTACGAACCTTCATATATGGAGCCGTGGCGTCAATTGTGAACACTTCCACCCAATCAGCGACCCAGCCAGACTAAAAAAAGAGTATAAGATTACTGAACCTTATCTCCTCACCTATGTCGGACGCCTTGCTCCAGAAAAAGACTTGCATATTTTAATGGAAACAGCTAAACGCCTTCCTGAATCCATTCGAAAACAAGTGCATTGGATGGTAGTTGGGGACGGTCCTATGTATGAACAGTTAAAGGCTGAAGCTCCAGGCAACATGACTTTCACGGGATACATGAAAGGAAATAAACTCGCAGAAATCTATGCAAGCTCAAGTTTATTTGTCTTTCCTTCAACTACCGAAACGTTTGGAAATGTAGTCCTGGAATCAATGGCTAGCGGAACCCCTGTAGTTGGAGCCCGTGCAGGTGGAGTGCAGGAAATCATTGAAGACCAAAAAACAGGGATTCTTTGTGAACCTGGGAAAACAGATGATTTCGTACAAGCTGTATCCCAACTAATCGAGCACCGTATGAAGCTGAAATTGATGGGATATGAAGCCAGGCAGTATGCATTAGGCAGATCGTGGGACACGATTTTTGACGCCCTGCTTTTTGAATATGAACATGCGCTTGTGGACCACGAATACTCTTATGCTTGATTAATCCCGCTATTATTTATACTATTTTACTATTAGAAGTCACTTCTCTCATGGAGGAGTGATTTTTTATAACTTTATTGGGAGGAAATCGAGTATGAACATAGCGCTAACTTTATCTTTCTTAGGCGCGGCCATCATTTTAACCGTGATGCCGGGACCGGATAACCTATTTGTCATCGCCCAAAGCATCGCACAGCAAAAGAAAGCGGGCATTGCCACTTCCCTTGGACTTTGTTCTGGTTTAATCGTACATATTACAGCAGCTGCCTTAGGTATTTCAGCAGCAGTCTACCATTCTGTTCTCATATTTAATCTTGTAAAAGCAGCCGGAGCCGTTTACCTTTTATATTTAGCCTGGCAGTCGTTCCGTTCCCAGCAAAGCTCCTTTGAACTGAATGGAGCAAAACAAGCTTCTTATTCAGCTCTTTATAAGAAAGGTATATTAATGAATCTGCTTAACCCAAAAGTATCTTTATTTTTCCTGGCTTTACTTCCCCAATTTGTAGATCGAAATCTAGGACATGTACCTGTTCAAATGCTCCTTCTTGGTGTACTTTTCTTGATTCAGGCATTCGTTATTTTTTCAGCTATTAGTATTTTTTCAGAAAAACTTAAAAAATGGTTAGACAAGAAGTCCAACATAGGACGAAAAATTAATATGATTCAGGGCAGTATCTTTCTGCTTATCGGTCTCAAGCTGTTGTTAAGCGAAAAATAATAGAAAGTGAATTGAATGAAATCCTATGTTATGATATTTTAGAGAAAAGCAAGAGCACGATGCAGTAACTGACGACAACAGTGGAAACAACCACATGGGAACTGCATTTCATTATACGTCGGGTCGTCTGGGCAGAGATAAGGAACAACAAATTTCCTTATCTCTTTTATTATTTCAGCACTATTATTTTGTCCGTTAGGGAGGAGTTAAGTAAATGGAAAAAGTAATCTTAGATGGTAAACAAGTTTCGCAGGATATCCGTAAGAAACTGGCCGATCGCGTAGAGACCCTGAAAAACGAGTATGAAATCACTCCTTGTCTGGCTACTATTCTAGTTGGAGAAGATCCTTCATCAGAAACGTATGTAAGGATGAAAGGGAATGCATGTGAAAAACTCGGGATTAAATCTGAAAAGATCCATTTATCCGCAGATATTGACACGGAGGAACTTTTGAACACGATTGAGCGATTGAATAATGACGCTTCTGTCCATGGAATTCTTCTTCAGCATCCTGTGCCTTCCCACATCGATGAACGGAAAGCATTTGAAAGTATTGCCATCGAGAAAGATGTGGATGGGGTTACAAGCACAGGCTATGGTCAAACCGCTTTCGGTTTTGGAAAATATCCTTCCTGTACACCAGCAGCTATCATGGAAATCCTTCATTACTACGGTATTTCAGCTGAGGGAAAAAATGCTGTAGTCGTAGGAAGAAGTCCAATCCTCGGCAAACCCGTATCCGCGTTGCTG
This Halobacillus salinarum DNA region includes the following protein-coding sequences:
- a CDS encoding pyridoxal phosphate-dependent decarboxylase family protein, whose translation is MPTQLNQPTIISNIEHYDDSFLHHGKEGLDAFQLQMQQVSTKLQQVFASADQPFVGKSHQTIRKEIEQMMDFSMNGSPLESVLDEIEDPILKNGIFVSHEKSMAHLHCPPLLPGIAADTIISALNQSMDSWDQSPAATYVEAELVHRLKEMACYPKEADGVFTTGGTQSNYMGILLARDAFCAEYWGVNVQQQGLPEGFQRLRILCSEEAHFTVKQAASQLGLGERAVVTVASDEKHQISLTRLEEALARLEKENALPFAIVGTCGTTDFGSIDPMAELAETARKHKIWLHIDAAFGGGLMLSHNHFQKLNGLNQADSMTIDFHKMFYQPISCGVFLVKDQTNFASLCHHADYLNPLKDDEEGILNLVNKSVQTTRRFDALKVYITLKTIGSRRLGNMIDSTLEMAKYAADYIAGKNEFEVENRDPELNTVVFQYQPSESRDYSSLNRRIQQEMLQQGKAVLAKTTINEKTFLKFTLLNPRTRREDIETVVGEIEKVGNTLVNGGFK
- a CDS encoding glycosyltransferase family 4 protein, with the translated sequence MRIAIFTDTFTPQVNGVARTLQRYVDYLERKDISYRIFVPKANKHQLYSSEIHRFKSIPFHLYPECRLAIPNVYSIRKQLESFHPDLIHIATPFNIGLAGLYYGKKLGIPIVGSYHTNFDDYLKYYDLQFMSKWIWKYMRWFHHSFRKTFVPSQDTRQELLRHGFTNLHIWSRGVNCEHFHPISDPARLKKEYKITEPYLLTYVGRLAPEKDLHILMETAKRLPESIRKQVHWMVVGDGPMYEQLKAEAPGNMTFTGYMKGNKLAEIYASSSLFVFPSTTETFGNVVLESMASGTPVVGARAGGVQEIIEDQKTGILCEPGKTDDFVQAVSQLIEHRMKLKLMGYEARQYALGRSWDTIFDALLFEYEHALVDHEYSYA
- a CDS encoding LysE family translocator, producing MNIALTLSFLGAAIILTVMPGPDNLFVIAQSIAQQKKAGIATSLGLCSGLIVHITAAALGISAAVYHSVLIFNLVKAAGAVYLLYLAWQSFRSQQSSFELNGAKQASYSALYKKGILMNLLNPKVSLFFLALLPQFVDRNLGHVPVQMLLLGVLFLIQAFVIFSAISIFSEKLKKWLDKKSNIGRKINMIQGSIFLLIGLKLLLSEK
- a CDS encoding bifunctional 5,10-methylenetetrahydrofolate dehydrogenase/5,10-methenyltetrahydrofolate cyclohydrolase encodes the protein MEKVILDGKQVSQDIRKKLADRVETLKNEYEITPCLATILVGEDPSSETYVRMKGNACEKLGIKSEKIHLSADIDTEELLNTIERLNNDASVHGILLQHPVPSHIDERKAFESIAIEKDVDGVTSTGYGQTAFGFGKYPSCTPAAIMEILHYYGISAEGKNAVVVGRSPILGKPVSALLLNENATVTTCHSHTKDLPAVLSSADIVVAAIGKPQYIRGEWLKEGVVVLDAGYNKGNIGDVDYDSCYQQASAITPVPGGVGPVTISMLLKHTVDAAEESK